From one Aggregicoccus sp. 17bor-14 genomic stretch:
- a CDS encoding FUSC family protein — protein sequence MLTRRLVEHAKQVAQLAPVRPAVKAGVRAAVATLLPMALVGPAHAAAGLWMCVGGFNASFADRGGAYQARARGMSAVALACAVSVGVGALAGQEAWVAIPATLLWVTACSYLGVYGATAAFVGNIAASAFVISLALPVTTPREALVRAGALLVGALWAMLLSLLLWPIRSYRPARLAVARTLRAVADYGAAVGAQAPGASAEGWAALIPAHHPALRATLEETRQTLADIRRGRQERGRGEALLVLLQSADLSFAGLIALADLLESLSAAPALTAWREQVARALAELAQAQRELARVAETEGHPAPPAALSPLPEALRAGLPSSLAEVDRARAQHVLRLLGQLRGYAETAREAALGLSSGHLPSPPEAPPGPASEAQRRPLLEPLRENLTGSSMVLRHALRVGVTTAAAVALTRALHQSHGYWVTITVLTIMLPNTGPTFLKGLQRVVGTVVGGVLAALVAAWLHDPRGLMVLSFFTVAASVALIAVNYGLYTIFLTVTFVLLAEVGSGDWSLAGVRIVNTLIGGTLALAGTWLLWERSEHELFPEQLAGALRADATYLHEALAAWRGEPRPAALGEARRALGLAAINAEVSFQRLLSEPRSRRERIEPWMTLMMYTRRLATSITAIAASPPERADARAPEGLAQLEQVATGVLEDVANAVLHDRTPQPLPELPELATPHEPLLQAQLERVARQLRVLHAAAARRAT from the coding sequence ATGCTCACGCGCCGTCTCGTCGAGCACGCGAAGCAGGTGGCGCAGCTGGCCCCGGTGCGCCCGGCGGTCAAGGCGGGCGTGCGCGCGGCGGTGGCCACGCTCCTGCCCATGGCACTGGTGGGCCCCGCGCACGCGGCCGCGGGGCTGTGGATGTGCGTGGGCGGCTTCAACGCCTCCTTCGCGGACCGCGGCGGCGCCTACCAGGCCCGCGCGCGCGGCATGAGCGCGGTGGCGCTCGCGTGCGCGGTCTCGGTGGGCGTGGGCGCGCTCGCGGGGCAGGAGGCGTGGGTGGCCATCCCGGCGACGCTGCTCTGGGTGACGGCCTGCAGCTACCTGGGCGTGTACGGGGCCACCGCGGCCTTCGTGGGCAACATCGCCGCGAGCGCCTTCGTCATCTCGCTCGCGCTGCCGGTGACGACGCCGCGCGAGGCGCTCGTGCGCGCGGGCGCGCTGCTGGTGGGCGCGCTGTGGGCCATGCTGCTCTCGCTGCTCCTGTGGCCCATCCGCAGCTACCGTCCTGCGCGGCTCGCAGTGGCGCGCACCCTGCGGGCGGTGGCGGACTACGGCGCGGCGGTGGGCGCGCAGGCTCCGGGTGCGAGCGCGGAGGGGTGGGCGGCGCTCATCCCCGCGCACCACCCGGCCCTGCGCGCGACGCTGGAGGAGACGCGCCAGACGCTGGCGGACATCCGCCGCGGGCGCCAGGAGCGCGGCCGCGGCGAGGCGCTGCTCGTGCTGCTACAGAGCGCGGACCTCAGCTTCGCGGGGCTGATCGCGCTCGCGGACCTGCTGGAGAGCCTCTCCGCGGCTCCCGCGCTGACGGCCTGGCGCGAGCAGGTCGCGCGGGCGCTCGCGGAGCTCGCGCAGGCGCAGCGCGAGCTGGCCCGGGTGGCGGAGACGGAGGGACACCCGGCTCCGCCCGCGGCGCTCTCGCCCCTGCCGGAGGCGCTGCGCGCGGGGCTGCCCTCCAGCCTCGCCGAGGTGGACCGGGCGCGCGCGCAGCACGTGCTGCGGCTGCTGGGGCAGCTGCGCGGCTACGCGGAGACGGCACGCGAGGCGGCGCTGGGGCTCTCGAGCGGACACCTGCCCTCCCCTCCGGAGGCGCCGCCGGGGCCAGCCTCCGAGGCCCAGCGCCGGCCGCTGCTCGAGCCCCTGCGCGAGAACCTCACGGGCTCCTCCATGGTGCTGCGCCACGCGCTGCGGGTGGGTGTCACCACGGCGGCGGCGGTGGCGCTCACGCGCGCGCTGCACCAGAGCCACGGCTACTGGGTGACCATCACGGTGCTCACCATCATGCTGCCCAACACGGGCCCTACCTTCCTCAAGGGGCTGCAGCGCGTGGTGGGCACGGTAGTGGGCGGGGTGCTCGCGGCGCTGGTGGCCGCGTGGCTGCACGACCCGCGCGGGCTGATGGTGCTCTCCTTCTTCACCGTGGCCGCGAGCGTGGCGCTCATCGCGGTGAACTACGGGCTGTACACCATCTTCCTCACGGTGACCTTCGTGCTGCTCGCGGAGGTGGGCTCGGGGGACTGGAGCCTCGCGGGCGTGCGCATCGTCAACACGCTCATCGGCGGCACGCTCGCGCTCGCGGGGACGTGGCTCCTGTGGGAGCGCTCCGAGCACGAGCTGTTCCCCGAGCAGCTCGCCGGGGCGCTGCGCGCGGATGCCACCTACCTGCACGAGGCGCTGGCCGCCTGGCGCGGGGAGCCGCGCCCTGCGGCGCTCGGAGAGGCGCGGCGCGCGCTGGGGCTCGCGGCGATCAACGCGGAGGTCTCCTTCCAGCGCCTGCTCTCCGAGCCGCGCAGCCGCCGCGAGCGCATCGAGCCGTGGATGACGCTGATGATGTACACGCGGCGGCTCGCCACCTCCATCACCGCCATCGCCGCGAGTCCACCGGAGCGCGCGGACGCGCGGGCACCCGAGGGGCTCGCGCAGCTGGAGCAGGTGGCCACGGGCGTGCTGGAAGACGTGGCGAACGCCGTGCTGCACGACCGCACGCCGCAGCCCCTGCCCGAGCTGCCGGAGCTCGCCACTCCGCACGAGCCGCTGCTGCAGGCCCAGCTCGAGCGCGTGGCCCGGCAGCTGCGGGTGCTGCACGCCGCCGCGGCCCGGCGCGCGACCTGA
- a CDS encoding TonB C-terminal domain-containing protein: MSLALHLLVLFALHAKAPAPPTPRPPALEVEVVHLPPSPPAQVASAPAPPPAPAAAPSRVRKRKEERTAQAPAAPPAAQPPAAAPSASDVPRAPAADAPVADRGTLLTPTLRPPPPPPDDGVRVEGGEGGLQARGPRGDVAGNILRESQGQQNVARGSVHAYFGQLRDVLEAVWNVRRVAREDRRKSRVGAQVRLTQGADGALRAIELVFSSSDDDIDKGLIQDLRAAAHDLPRPPPEVVRGRAEFTSLWTFQFMARSPYRAKGAIATFDVMNLVDKKAIPPPLDKRVELLEAN; encoded by the coding sequence GTGAGCCTTGCCCTGCACCTGCTGGTGCTCTTCGCCCTGCACGCGAAAGCCCCCGCACCGCCGACGCCCCGGCCCCCTGCGCTCGAGGTGGAGGTGGTGCACCTGCCTCCTTCGCCCCCGGCCCAGGTGGCGTCCGCGCCCGCGCCGCCCCCGGCGCCCGCCGCTGCGCCCTCGCGCGTGCGCAAGCGCAAGGAGGAGCGCACGGCGCAGGCCCCTGCCGCGCCTCCCGCCGCGCAGCCTCCCGCCGCTGCGCCCAGCGCCTCGGACGTCCCGCGCGCACCCGCAGCGGATGCCCCCGTCGCAGACCGCGGCACGCTGCTCACCCCCACGCTGCGGCCGCCTCCGCCACCGCCCGACGACGGCGTGCGCGTGGAGGGAGGCGAGGGCGGGCTGCAGGCGCGCGGGCCCAGGGGGGACGTCGCGGGCAACATCCTGCGCGAGTCCCAGGGGCAGCAGAACGTGGCGCGCGGCAGCGTGCACGCCTACTTCGGACAGCTGCGCGACGTGCTGGAGGCCGTGTGGAACGTGCGCCGGGTGGCGCGCGAGGACCGCCGCAAGAGCCGCGTCGGCGCCCAGGTGCGGCTCACGCAGGGCGCGGACGGCGCGCTGCGCGCCATCGAGCTGGTGTTCTCCTCGAGCGACGACGACATCGACAAGGGACTCATCCAGGACCTGCGCGCCGCGGCGCACGACCTGCCGCGGCCTCCGCCCGAAGTGGTGCGCGGGCGCGCCGAGTTCACCAGCCTCTGGACCTTCCAGTTCATGGCCCGCTCGCCCTACCGCGCGAAGGGGGCCATCGCGACCTTCGACGTGATGAACCTGGTGGACAAGAAGGCCATCCCGCCGCCGCTCGACAAGCGCGTGGAGCTGCTCGAGGCGAACTGA
- a CDS encoding TspO/MBR family protein, with product MQTSPAWQRRSAVGLGTFAALTAGAATLGARSTDGGTQRWYRRLKKPPFQPPAAAFPIAWTALYGLIALSGWRVWRKPSGAARSLALELWGVQLGLNAAWSWLFFGKRRKRTALADLGLLWVSIAGYTAAARRVDRPAARMMVPYLGWVAFAGVLNAEIVRRNP from the coding sequence ATGCAGACGAGTCCCGCGTGGCAGCGCCGCTCGGCGGTGGGCCTGGGCACCTTCGCCGCTCTTACCGCCGGCGCGGCGACCCTCGGCGCCCGCTCCACGGACGGGGGTACCCAGCGCTGGTACCGCCGCCTGAAGAAGCCCCCCTTCCAGCCTCCCGCGGCTGCCTTCCCCATCGCATGGACGGCCCTCTACGGGCTCATCGCGCTCTCCGGCTGGCGCGTGTGGCGCAAGCCCTCGGGCGCCGCACGCTCGCTCGCGCTCGAGCTGTGGGGCGTGCAGCTGGGGCTCAACGCCGCCTGGAGCTGGCTCTTCTTCGGCAAGCGCCGCAAGCGCACCGCGCTCGCGGACCTGGGGCTCCTCTGGGTGAGCATCGCCGGCTACACCGCGGCCGCCCGGCGCGTGGACCGCCCGGCCGCACGGATGATGGTGCCCTACCTCGGGTGGGTGGCTTTCGCCGGCGTGCTCAACGCGGAGATCGTGCGCCGCAACCCGTAG
- a CDS encoding ester cyclase: MAIDIGAQVRRAFDEIWHKGNLSFIDQNCSADYVNHDAFAGDVDREGFKGIVQLFRGAFPDLRFRIDDVLVSGSNATVRWTATGTHRGQLMDIAPTGHRVEVRGIGIARFAGDKEVENWEMWDVMGLMQQLGAAPTMSVPTSMHTALPPRPEPRH; the protein is encoded by the coding sequence ATGGCCATCGACATCGGCGCGCAGGTGCGCCGCGCCTTCGACGAGATCTGGCACAAGGGCAACCTGAGCTTCATCGACCAGAACTGCAGCGCGGACTACGTGAACCACGACGCCTTCGCCGGCGACGTGGACCGCGAGGGCTTCAAGGGGATCGTGCAGCTGTTCCGCGGCGCCTTCCCGGACCTCCGCTTCCGCATCGACGACGTGCTCGTCAGCGGCTCCAACGCCACCGTGCGCTGGACCGCCACCGGCACGCACCGCGGGCAGCTCATGGACATTGCGCCCACCGGCCACCGGGTGGAGGTGCGCGGCATCGGCATCGCGCGCTTCGCGGGCGACAAGGAGGTGGAGAACTGGGAGATGTGGGACGTGATGGGGCTGATGCAGCAGCTGGGCGCCGCGCCCACCATGTCCGTGCCCACCTCGATGCACACGGCGCTGCCGCCGCGGCCCGAGCCGCGGCACTGA
- a CDS encoding DUF1501 domain-containing protein: MSDDSQPKNPGRRALLQGLGAASAALAFPQLWLPRAAYAQTAGRGSVKHLLYIRLAGGFRFTTAFNGDVDSGFNPFGRSEHRAAGTEWGVGKLLDEASWLSGKDDATKQRVALGMKRASELSGDMCVLPCVDHEPASGRADGNHGTGLERFLTGFVGGTTSFLTYVNAGLKDRPTGGQTLLPAFSLGEAGMALGAGSLAAYRPPVLDGAGFERFGFDAENTLPAWANAMVGGLQSRYQARLHSALRSPAEAYQQSRDQTRAYGKIFQDPLLKVANDATTEVDGISNRDLSVLLGTDTTGRRAALALRLFHFGCPAVFMNQGGYDMHSDEQDNLPTTLDGANRLLAGVNAALKKMVHPAGGTYWDHTLVVVGSEFGRTTGGQKFNSANGSDHGSDLATRWMSMPLMGGVIAKAGKGGKSLGSCRASDLKAQGPVYSYRAVLKTLLDLLGADHSQVFTADSPIQDLFR, encoded by the coding sequence ATGAGCGACGACTCCCAGCCCAAGAATCCCGGCCGACGGGCCCTCCTGCAGGGCCTGGGCGCGGCCTCCGCGGCCCTGGCCTTTCCCCAGCTGTGGCTGCCGCGCGCGGCGTACGCGCAGACGGCCGGCCGCGGCAGCGTGAAGCACCTGCTCTACATCCGGCTCGCCGGCGGCTTCCGCTTCACCACCGCCTTCAACGGCGACGTGGACTCGGGCTTCAACCCCTTCGGCCGCTCGGAGCACCGCGCCGCGGGCACCGAGTGGGGCGTGGGCAAGCTCCTGGACGAGGCCTCGTGGCTCTCGGGCAAGGACGACGCCACGAAGCAGCGGGTGGCGCTGGGCATGAAGCGCGCCTCCGAGCTCTCGGGCGACATGTGCGTGCTGCCCTGCGTGGACCACGAGCCCGCCTCGGGGCGCGCGGACGGCAACCACGGCACCGGCCTCGAGCGCTTCCTCACCGGCTTCGTGGGCGGCACCACCAGCTTCCTCACCTACGTGAACGCGGGGCTCAAGGACCGCCCCACCGGGGGCCAGACGCTGCTGCCCGCCTTCAGCCTCGGCGAGGCGGGGATGGCGCTGGGCGCAGGCAGCCTCGCCGCGTACCGCCCGCCGGTGCTGGACGGCGCGGGCTTCGAGCGCTTCGGCTTCGACGCCGAGAACACCCTGCCCGCGTGGGCGAACGCCATGGTGGGCGGCCTGCAGAGCCGCTACCAGGCCCGCCTGCACTCGGCGCTGCGCAGCCCCGCCGAGGCCTACCAGCAGTCGCGCGACCAGACGCGCGCCTACGGGAAGATCTTCCAGGACCCGCTGCTCAAGGTGGCCAACGACGCCACCACCGAGGTGGACGGCATCAGCAACCGCGACCTCTCGGTGCTGCTGGGCACGGACACCACCGGCCGCCGCGCCGCGCTCGCGCTGCGCCTCTTCCACTTCGGCTGCCCCGCCGTCTTCATGAACCAGGGCGGCTACGACATGCACTCGGACGAGCAGGACAACCTGCCCACCACGCTGGACGGCGCGAACCGGCTGCTCGCGGGCGTGAATGCCGCGCTGAAGAAGATGGTGCACCCGGCGGGTGGCACCTACTGGGATCACACGCTGGTCGTGGTGGGCAGCGAGTTCGGCCGCACCACCGGCGGCCAGAAGTTCAACTCCGCCAACGGCAGCGACCACGGCAGCGACCTGGCCACGCGCTGGATGTCCATGCCCCTGATGGGCGGCGTCATCGCGAAGGCGGGCAAGGGCGGCAAGAGCCTGGGGAGCTGCCGCGCCTCGGACCTCAAGGCGCAAGGGCCCGTCTACTCCTACCGCGCGGTGCTCAAGACGCTGCTGGACCTGCTGGGCGCAGACCACAGCCAGGTCTTCACCGCCGACAGCCCCATCCAGGACCTCTTCCGGTGA
- a CDS encoding hemerythrin domain-containing protein — protein MDALTLLKQDHRTVEELFKKFEALGDRAHKAKRKLVDQMVRELSVHAVIEEQVFYPAVRERVQKLEDDVLEALEEHHVAKWLLSELDGLPPEAERFDAKVSVLMENVRHHVKEEEKTLFPQVKRALKPADLKSLGELLEAAKKAAPTRPHPRSPDTPPGNLVAGAVSKVLDVGRDAVRAVTRTRD, from the coding sequence ATGGACGCCCTGACGCTGCTGAAGCAGGACCACCGCACGGTGGAGGAGCTGTTCAAGAAGTTCGAGGCGCTCGGAGACCGCGCGCACAAGGCCAAGCGCAAGCTGGTGGACCAGATGGTGCGCGAGCTCTCGGTGCACGCGGTCATCGAGGAGCAGGTGTTCTACCCCGCGGTGCGCGAGCGCGTGCAGAAGCTCGAGGACGACGTGCTCGAGGCGCTCGAGGAGCACCACGTGGCCAAGTGGCTGCTCAGCGAGCTGGACGGGCTGCCGCCCGAGGCCGAGCGCTTCGATGCGAAGGTGAGCGTGCTGATGGAGAACGTGCGCCACCACGTGAAGGAGGAGGAGAAGACGCTCTTTCCCCAGGTGAAGCGCGCGCTGAAGCCCGCGGACCTCAAGAGCCTGGGCGAGCTGCTCGAGGCGGCGAAGAAGGCCGCCCCCACGCGCCCCCACCCGCGCAGCCCCGACACGCCGCCCGGCAACCTGGTGGCGGGCGCCGTCTCCAAGGTGCTGGACGTGGGCCGCGACGCGGTGCGCGCCGTCACCCGCACGCGCGACTGA
- a CDS encoding NADPH-dependent F420 reductase, which translates to MKVGILGSGVVAQALGTGFLKHGHEVMLGSRSPEKLAAWAKANPGARVGSFAEAARYAELAVLSVKGTAALEALREAGPGSLEGKAVIDTTNPIAEAPPVNGVLQFFTGPNDSLLEQLQRAHAGVRFVKAFSSVGNNLMVDPRLEGGRPTMFICGNDEAAKRQVQGVLEQFGWEAADMGRAEAARAIEPLCMLWCIPGFLRNDWAHAFKLLRAP; encoded by the coding sequence ATGAAGGTGGGCATCCTGGGGTCCGGAGTCGTGGCGCAGGCGCTGGGCACTGGCTTCCTGAAGCATGGGCACGAGGTGATGCTGGGCAGCCGCAGCCCGGAGAAGCTCGCGGCGTGGGCGAAGGCGAACCCGGGCGCGAGGGTGGGCAGCTTCGCGGAGGCCGCGCGCTACGCCGAGCTCGCGGTGCTGTCGGTGAAGGGCACGGCGGCGCTCGAGGCGCTGCGCGAGGCGGGGCCCGGCAGCCTCGAGGGCAAGGCGGTCATCGACACCACCAACCCCATCGCCGAGGCGCCGCCGGTGAACGGCGTGCTGCAGTTCTTCACCGGCCCCAACGACTCGCTGCTCGAGCAGCTGCAGCGCGCTCACGCGGGGGTGCGCTTCGTGAAGGCCTTCAGCTCGGTGGGCAACAACCTGATGGTGGACCCCCGGCTCGAGGGCGGCCGGCCCACCATGTTCATCTGCGGCAACGACGAGGCGGCGAAGCGCCAGGTGCAGGGCGTGCTGGAGCAGTTCGGCTGGGAGGCCGCCGACATGGGCCGGGCGGAGGCCGCCCGGGCCATCGAGCCCCTGTGCATGCTCTGGTGCATCCCGGGCTTCCTGCGCAACGACTGGGCGCACGCGTTCAAGCTGCTGCGCGCGCCTTGA
- a CDS encoding LysR family transcriptional regulator yields the protein MKQLQGMLAFVETATSGSLRAAAERLEVTPAAVSKSLARLESQLGVRLLNRSTRRVALTAEGQRFLGKARAALRALDEAVADVTQAALAPSGRVRVSVGMAFGRRWVLPALPALAQRYPGLSVDVDLDNRPVDLVASGFDIGIRGGLIENSSLVARRICHLPLVLVASPRYLEQAGVPQTVDALAQHRLLAVHFAGAPPTPWRFRKPGARGARLHFTPEPRLSVSDPEALVDLVLADAGIAQTGLSHALPHLRTGRLRLLLPELHDPGSREMVLHYPHRQFLAPRVRAVVEALLEHFRQAADLHLTVAQVLEALPGAAAEASPARRSPARPRASVER from the coding sequence ATGAAGCAGCTCCAGGGGATGCTCGCCTTCGTGGAGACCGCCACCAGCGGCAGCCTGCGCGCGGCCGCCGAGCGGCTGGAGGTGACGCCGGCGGCCGTGAGCAAGAGCCTCGCGCGGCTCGAGTCGCAGCTGGGGGTGCGCCTGCTCAACCGCAGCACGCGGCGCGTGGCACTGACGGCGGAGGGCCAGCGCTTCCTCGGCAAGGCGCGCGCAGCGCTGCGCGCGCTGGACGAGGCGGTGGCGGACGTGACGCAGGCGGCGCTCGCGCCCTCGGGCCGCGTGCGCGTCTCGGTGGGCATGGCCTTCGGGCGCCGCTGGGTGCTGCCCGCGCTGCCTGCACTCGCTCAGCGCTACCCGGGCCTGAGCGTGGACGTGGACCTGGACAACCGCCCCGTGGACCTGGTGGCGAGCGGCTTCGACATCGGCATCCGCGGCGGGCTCATCGAGAACAGCAGCCTCGTGGCGCGCCGCATCTGTCACCTGCCCCTGGTGCTGGTGGCGAGCCCGCGCTACCTCGAGCAGGCAGGCGTGCCGCAGACCGTGGACGCGCTCGCCCAGCACCGCCTCCTGGCCGTGCACTTCGCCGGTGCCCCGCCCACCCCCTGGCGCTTCCGCAAGCCTGGCGCGCGCGGCGCCCGGCTGCACTTCACCCCCGAGCCCCGGCTCTCCGTGAGCGACCCGGAGGCGCTGGTGGACCTCGTCCTGGCGGACGCGGGCATCGCCCAGACGGGGCTGAGCCATGCGCTGCCCCACCTGCGCACCGGGCGCCTGCGGCTGCTGCTGCCCGAGCTGCACGACCCGGGCAGCCGCGAGATGGTGCTGCACTACCCGCACCGCCAGTTCCTCGCACCCCGCGTGCGCGCGGTCGTCGAGGCACTGCTGGAGCACTTCCGGCAGGCAGCCGACCTGCACCTCACGGTGGCCCAGGTGCTGGAGGCCCTGCCCGGCGCCGCCGCCGAGGCCTCCCCAGCGCGCAGGAGCCCCGCCCGCCCGCGCGCATCCGTTGAACGATAG
- a CDS encoding serine protease translates to MTLWYLSRQAVAALLGLAVTLAFLIACSPTQPDFQTAARAPAAAPAADETQALREATLTLLPARCQGVVVEDPQSALTAAHCVGEEERSLQVQLSDGRVVEAEVARVDRPHDVAFLRLEAPAGVAPLRVASALPFPGAPLRFISSRHHAGELQQVSLVRLGRCPSLPEVPAALFTSLRGAPGDSGAPVVDAALQVVGLVHGGARCAIAAPTAGLAPAIASLAGPPPARQLARRGPPGR, encoded by the coding sequence ATGACCTTGTGGTACCTGTCGCGCCAGGCGGTGGCTGCCCTCCTCGGGCTCGCCGTGACCCTCGCCTTCCTCATCGCCTGCTCGCCCACGCAGCCGGACTTCCAGACCGCGGCCCGCGCCCCGGCCGCCGCCCCCGCCGCTGACGAGACCCAGGCGCTGCGCGAGGCCACCCTCACCCTGCTGCCCGCCCGCTGCCAGGGCGTGGTGGTGGAGGACCCGCAGAGCGCGCTCACCGCCGCCCACTGCGTCGGCGAGGAGGAGCGCAGCCTGCAGGTGCAGCTGAGCGATGGCCGGGTGGTGGAGGCCGAGGTCGCCCGGGTGGACCGCCCGCACGACGTGGCCTTCCTCCGGCTCGAGGCCCCCGCGGGCGTGGCGCCCTTGCGTGTCGCGAGCGCCCTGCCCTTCCCCGGCGCGCCCCTGCGCTTCATCAGCAGCCGCCACCACGCCGGTGAGCTGCAGCAGGTGAGCCTCGTGCGCCTGGGGCGCTGCCCCTCGCTTCCCGAGGTGCCCGCCGCGCTCTTCACCAGCCTGCGCGGCGCGCCCGGCGACTCGGGCGCGCCGGTGGTAGACGCGGCGCTGCAGGTGGTGGGGCTGGTGCACGGCGGCGCGCGCTGCGCCATCGCCGCGCCCACCGCGGGGCTCGCGCCGGCGATTGCCTCGCTCGCCGGCCCGCCTCCGGCCCGCCAGCTCGCGCGCCGCGGGCCGCCCGGCCGCTAG